The proteins below come from a single Cricetulus griseus strain 17A/GY chromosome 6, alternate assembly CriGri-PICRH-1.0, whole genome shotgun sequence genomic window:
- the LOC100762106 gene encoding vomeronasal secretory protein 1, with amino-acid sequence MKTLFLTISFCLVATLQAQDSSPLALNSRHFSGKWFMKALVMKDEIPIKKVSSILVLVLDNGDMEFSMTHMMYGQCFEVTTILEKTDVPGHYSAFEGKSHMQVQLSSVKDHWMLYCDGELEGMSFAVTQLIGRDLKENLEALEEFKEFTQKKGLIPENLVVPEQMEKCEPESY; translated from the exons ATGAAGACTCTGTTCCTGACCATCAGCTTCTGCCTGGTTGCCACCCTGCAGGCCCAGGACTCCTCGCCCCTTGCTTTGAATAGCAGGCAT TTTTCTGGAAAGTGGTTCATGAAGGCCTTGGTGATGAAAGACGAGATCCCGATAAAGAAGGTCTCTTCCATACTCGTGTTGGTGCTGGACAATGGTGACATGGAGTTTTCTATGACACATAT GATGTATGGCCAGTGTTTTGAAGTGACCACCATCTTGGAGAAAACAGATGTGCCTGGCCATTACAGTGCCT TTGAAGGTAAGAGCCACATGCAGGTGCAGCTGTCTTCTGTGAAGGACCACTGGATGCTCTACTGTGATGGGGAGCTGGAGGGCATGAGCTTTGCAGTGACACAGCTCATAG GGAGGGACCTGAAAGAAAACCTGGAGGCCTTGGAGGAATTTAAGGAGTTCACCCAGAAAAAGGGACTTATACCAGAGAACCTGGTCGTACCTGAGCAGATGG aaaaatgTGAACCAGAGAGTTACTAA